The following proteins come from a genomic window of Larimichthys crocea isolate SSNF chromosome III, L_crocea_2.0, whole genome shotgun sequence:
- the scarb2a gene encoding lysosome membrane protein 2a isoform X1, giving the protein MTRRSCAIYATGIVCAHLLIVGIALVVAQVFQTMIHSRLKKEITLTEKSQVFESWKNPPPPVYMEYYFFNVTNPEVFLAGGKAAVKQIGPYTYREYRPRENVTFLENGTKLFAVNPKTFVFVPEKSAGDPTVDIIRTVNIPYVAVMNEMSSYSFFLRTVISMYMNSLGAEVFLARTVHEVLWGFKDPILTKLHTMKPEVDEYFGLMWKKNGTHEGEFVFHTGEENYLDYGKIDTWNGLREMSWWSSNQSNMINGTDGAVFHPLINRNELLYIFAADLCRSIHLAYVKDVEVKGIQAYRFAPPSDVLMSPKDNPTNEGFCVPAGDCLGTGVLKVSVCREGAPIVVSFPHFYQADPKYINAVEGLSPNKEEHETYLDLQPTTGVPIRACKRAQLNIILKRVSGFPKTKYINETIFPIMFVNETATIDDDSASQMRTLLLIVTLVSNFPLLIVGMGIILLLVLVVLFCRNRQKKNEVKRIDFTEAFHSFTTVKDDTAYTQVSDKPDEPSETPANQPMRNGSYIAMSPVEAQKC; this is encoded by the exons ATGACTCGGAGATCCTGTGCCATTTACGCCACCGGCATCGTGTGCGCTCACCTCCTGATAGTGGGGATCGCCCTGGTCGTGGCTCAAGTCTTTCAAACAATGATACACAGCCGGCTAAAAAAG GAAATTACTTTGACAGAGAAGAGCCAAGTGTTTGAGTCATGGAAGaatccacctccacctgtttATATGGAGTATTACTTCTTTAATGTGACCAACCCAGAGGTGTTCTTGGCAGGCGGGAAGGCTGCTGTTAAACAGATTGGACCGTATACCTACAG GGAATACAGGCCTCGGGAAAACGTGACTTTCCTGGAGAATGGCACCAAGCTTTTCGCTGTGAACCccaaaacatttgtgtttgtgcctgaGAAGTCAGCTGGTGACCCCACGGTTGACATCATCAGGACTGTGAACATCCCATATGTG GCAGTGATGAACGAGATGAGCTCCTACTCCTTTTTCCTGCGAACTGTTATTTCTATGTACATGAATTCTCTGGGCGCTGAGGTCTTCTTGGCCCGCACTGTCCACGAGGTTCTGTGGGGCTTCAAAGACCCTATTCTCACAAAGCTCCACACCATGAAGCCTGAAGTAGATGAATATTTTGGGCTGATGTGGAag aaaaatggCACCCATGAAGGAGAGTTTGTGTTCCACACCGGCGAGGAGAACTACTTGGATTATGGCAAGATCGACACATGGAATGGCCTGAG AGAGATGTCCTGGTGGTCTTCCAATCAGAGCAACATGATCAACGGTACTGACGGTGCAGTCTTCCACCCTCTGATAAACAGGAACGAATTGCTCTACATTTTTGCTGCTGATCTCTGCAG GTCTATCCATCTAGCCTATGTGAAAGATGTGGAGGTAAAAGGCATCCAGGCATACCGCTTCGCACCCCCTAGTGATGTTCTCATGAGCCCCAAAGACAACCCCACTAACGAGGGCTTCTGTGTGCCAGCTGGAGACTGTCTTGGCACCGGGGTGCTTAAAGTCAGCGTTTGTCGAGAAG GCGCTCCCATCGTTGTGTCGTTTCCCCACTTTTATCAAGCGGACCCAAAGTACATCAACGCCGTTGAGGGGCTTAGCCCCAACAAAGAGGAACACGAGACGTACCTCGACCTGCAACCG accaCAGGTGTTCCCATCCGTGCCTGCAAGAGAGCTCAGCTCAATATCATCCTGAAGAGGGTCTCAGGCTTCCC CAAAACTAAGTACATCAACGAGACAATTTTCCCCATCATGTTCGTAAACGAG ACGGCAACAATTGACGATGACTCCGCATCTCAGATGAGGACACTGCTCCTAATCGTGACTCTTGTGTCAAACTTCCCATTGCTCATTGTGGGCATGGGCATCATCCTGTTGCTGGTGCTTGTCGTCTTGTTCTGCCGAAACCGCCAGAAGAAG aatGAAGTAAAACGTATTGATTTTACTGAAGCTTTTCATTCTTTTACT ACGGTGAAAGATGACACAGCCTACACTCAGGTCAGTGACAAACCCGATGAGCCGTCAGAAACACCAGCCAACCAGCCAATGAGGAATGGCTCCTACATTGCCATGTCTCCAGTTGAGGCCCAGAAGTGTTGA
- the scarb2a gene encoding lysosome membrane protein 2a isoform X2, with the protein MTRRSCAIYATGIVCAHLLIVGIALVVAQVFQTMIHSRLKKEITLTEKSQVFESWKNPPPPVYMEYYFFNVTNPEVFLAGGKAAVKQIGPYTYREYRPRENVTFLENGTKLFAVNPKTFVFVPEKSAGDPTVDIIRTVNIPYVAVMNEMSSYSFFLRTVISMYMNSLGAEVFLARTVHEVLWGFKDPILTKLHTMKPEVDEYFGLMWKKNGTHEGEFVFHTGEENYLDYGKIDTWNGLREMSWWSSNQSNMINGTDGAVFHPLINRNELLYIFAADLCRSIHLAYVKDVEVKGIQAYRFAPPSDVLMSPKDNPTNEGFCVPAGDCLGTGVLKVSVCREGAPIVVSFPHFYQADPKYINAVEGLSPNKEEHETYLDLQPTTGVPIRACKRAQLNIILKRVSGFPKTKYINETIFPIMFVNETATIDDDSASQMRTLLLIVTLVSNFPLLIVGMGIILLLVLVVLFCRNRQKKTVKDDTAYTQVSDKPDEPSETPANQPMRNGSYIAMSPVEAQKC; encoded by the exons ATGACTCGGAGATCCTGTGCCATTTACGCCACCGGCATCGTGTGCGCTCACCTCCTGATAGTGGGGATCGCCCTGGTCGTGGCTCAAGTCTTTCAAACAATGATACACAGCCGGCTAAAAAAG GAAATTACTTTGACAGAGAAGAGCCAAGTGTTTGAGTCATGGAAGaatccacctccacctgtttATATGGAGTATTACTTCTTTAATGTGACCAACCCAGAGGTGTTCTTGGCAGGCGGGAAGGCTGCTGTTAAACAGATTGGACCGTATACCTACAG GGAATACAGGCCTCGGGAAAACGTGACTTTCCTGGAGAATGGCACCAAGCTTTTCGCTGTGAACCccaaaacatttgtgtttgtgcctgaGAAGTCAGCTGGTGACCCCACGGTTGACATCATCAGGACTGTGAACATCCCATATGTG GCAGTGATGAACGAGATGAGCTCCTACTCCTTTTTCCTGCGAACTGTTATTTCTATGTACATGAATTCTCTGGGCGCTGAGGTCTTCTTGGCCCGCACTGTCCACGAGGTTCTGTGGGGCTTCAAAGACCCTATTCTCACAAAGCTCCACACCATGAAGCCTGAAGTAGATGAATATTTTGGGCTGATGTGGAag aaaaatggCACCCATGAAGGAGAGTTTGTGTTCCACACCGGCGAGGAGAACTACTTGGATTATGGCAAGATCGACACATGGAATGGCCTGAG AGAGATGTCCTGGTGGTCTTCCAATCAGAGCAACATGATCAACGGTACTGACGGTGCAGTCTTCCACCCTCTGATAAACAGGAACGAATTGCTCTACATTTTTGCTGCTGATCTCTGCAG GTCTATCCATCTAGCCTATGTGAAAGATGTGGAGGTAAAAGGCATCCAGGCATACCGCTTCGCACCCCCTAGTGATGTTCTCATGAGCCCCAAAGACAACCCCACTAACGAGGGCTTCTGTGTGCCAGCTGGAGACTGTCTTGGCACCGGGGTGCTTAAAGTCAGCGTTTGTCGAGAAG GCGCTCCCATCGTTGTGTCGTTTCCCCACTTTTATCAAGCGGACCCAAAGTACATCAACGCCGTTGAGGGGCTTAGCCCCAACAAAGAGGAACACGAGACGTACCTCGACCTGCAACCG accaCAGGTGTTCCCATCCGTGCCTGCAAGAGAGCTCAGCTCAATATCATCCTGAAGAGGGTCTCAGGCTTCCC CAAAACTAAGTACATCAACGAGACAATTTTCCCCATCATGTTCGTAAACGAG ACGGCAACAATTGACGATGACTCCGCATCTCAGATGAGGACACTGCTCCTAATCGTGACTCTTGTGTCAAACTTCCCATTGCTCATTGTGGGCATGGGCATCATCCTGTTGCTGGTGCTTGTCGTCTTGTTCTGCCGAAACCGCCAGAAGAAG ACGGTGAAAGATGACACAGCCTACACTCAGGTCAGTGACAAACCCGATGAGCCGTCAGAAACACCAGCCAACCAGCCAATGAGGAATGGCTCCTACATTGCCATGTCTCCAGTTGAGGCCCAGAAGTGTTGA
- the fam47e gene encoding protein FAM47E, with the protein MWDGGKKDGPIFPWYKERLQTTYLKPQMNKISSVGSSWRFTNEDFSDRLSASSGTQTGVSPIIYNGTPNHNSIQKSKKCVSKEQACFSKQMVQKQIRREYVAAVEAKLKQHPLAMYPHYKDHMPLELFDKVVSVLGPDMCVNHTSALPTPTGNHAEEENCTELSKEDVGRTKHNKICPVVQSSTPRNPYILQMNGNGIKKGQTSKVNPQSTHKNMKVVAKLFSKWFAFPDEEKNVTESAILGNADSHLQDSSTTFPIQEEDFSFSGHKHVTTTNRQDLDFESL; encoded by the exons ATGTGGGATGGAGGTAAAAAAGACGGACCCATTTTCCCCTG GTATAAGGAGAGGCTGCAGACTACGTATCTTAAACCCCAAATGAACAAAATTTCCTCGGTTGGCAGTTCTTGGCGTTTTACAAACGAAGATTTCAGTGACCGCTTGTCAGCCTCATCCGGGACCCAAACAGGAGTCTCACCAATTATTTACAATGGCACTCCGAACCACAACTCTATTCAGAAGTCTAAAAAGTGTGTCTCTAAAGAGCAAGCCTGCTTCTCAAAGCAGATGGTCCAAAAGCAGATTCGCAGAGAATATGTGGCCGCTGTGGAGGCAAAACTCAAACAGCATCCTCTAGCTATGTATCCGCATTATAAGGATCACATGCCACTAGAG TTATTTGATAAGGTGGTATCCGTTTTGGGTCCAGACATGTGCGTAAACCACACTTCTGCACTTCCTACACCTACAGGAAACCATGCGGAGGAGGAAAACTGTACAGAGCTAAGTAAGGAAGATGTGggcagaacaaaacacaataaaat ATGCCCCGTTGTCCAAAGTTCGACTCCCAGAAACCCTTATATTCtacaaatgaatggaaatggtATCAAGAAAGGCCAGACGAGCAAAGTGAATCCACAGAGCACCCATAAGAACATGAAAGTTGTCGCCAAACTTTTCAGCAAATGGTTTGCCTTTCCG GACGAAGAGAAAAATGTTACTGAATCTGCCATACTGGGAAATGCTGACAGTCACCTTCAAGACTCTTCAACAACATTCCCCATACAAGAGGAGGACTTCAGTTTCTCAGGTCACAAACATGTCACAACCACAAACAGGCAGGATTTAGACTTCGAAAGCCTATGA